In one window of Leptospira sp. WS92.C1 DNA:
- a CDS encoding site-2 protease family protein, producing MFVLTFLTLTFQNEFFKIPFLSVSYLKELFLIRLPYSLSLIVILLSHEMGHYFAARYYGVKATLPYFIPIPFAPIGTMGAVIRILEPIRNKKQLFDIGIWGPLMSLLLSVPCYILGIYWSSLVPIEDLKGNPAVISFGESLFTIFVNQWVFGPFDPSVQDVWIHPLAKAGWVGLLVTAINLLPFGQLDGGHVIYSIFGEKYRNWIYYLFIGFLLLCLWNFSWLLWGFLIYFIIKVEHPFVPDPMVPLDQTRKIGGLLILLTLIFIFVPSPIQLGTDINKPGFAEELWILFKSVFSGF from the coding sequence TTGTTTGTCCTTACGTTTTTGACTCTCACGTTTCAGAATGAATTTTTTAAGATTCCTTTTTTATCCGTTTCATACTTAAAAGAATTGTTTCTGATTAGACTGCCGTATTCTCTTTCGCTGATTGTAATTCTGCTTTCTCACGAGATGGGTCACTATTTTGCGGCGCGATACTACGGTGTCAAAGCGACATTACCGTATTTTATTCCGATTCCGTTTGCACCGATCGGAACGATGGGAGCGGTGATTCGAATTTTAGAACCCATTCGGAACAAAAAACAATTATTTGATATAGGAATCTGGGGACCGTTGATGAGTCTGCTTCTTTCCGTGCCTTGTTACATTCTCGGGATTTATTGGTCGTCTCTGGTTCCGATAGAAGATTTAAAAGGAAATCCTGCCGTCATTTCTTTCGGAGAATCCCTATTTACGATTTTTGTAAATCAATGGGTGTTCGGACCGTTTGATCCTTCCGTTCAAGACGTTTGGATTCATCCTTTGGCAAAAGCTGGTTGGGTGGGATTGCTCGTAACGGCAATTAATTTATTGCCTTTCGGACAGTTGGATGGTGGACACGTTATTTATTCTATTTTCGGTGAAAAATATAGGAATTGGATTTATTATCTTTTTATAGGTTTTTTGCTTTTATGTTTGTGGAATTTCTCATGGTTGTTGTGGGGTTTTTTAATTTATTTCATCATAAAAGTAGAACACCCTTTTGTCCCTGACCCGATGGTTCCCTTGGATCAAACACGAAAGATCGGCGGCCTTTTGATTTTGCTTACGCTGATTTTTATTTTTGTGCCTTCGCCGATCCAACTTGGAACTGATATAAATAAACCCGGTTTTGCAGAGGAGCTATGGATTTTATTCAAGTCTGTTTTTTCAGGATTTTAG
- a CDS encoding tetratricopeptide repeat protein, translating to MTGTDISKIFNQALALEKEGKHPEAIQLYETLIREQPKYQKSYLNLGALYSKQGNSKRAIEIYQKALTIGKTPELYYNIGVELYRIEEIETAIRSLKKSLEIEKKFLKSHILLAYCYRLLEKDEKTELYLKNAIRLDPKNRMAWTALATLYFEKERWQECLETTNKVSKLYPGDSRMQVLLSEVHTRLGNFKQSFEILKQATSQSKGFTRFSDTIEEAKKNPEESAFFDSLEKLTKNKLDEFRSKFEMSKENPEDFAPPNPQDALDLSLMYLFHGDKERALKYMLYAQKQLEESSAQETSDL from the coding sequence ATGACCGGGACCGATATCAGTAAAATATTCAATCAGGCCTTAGCACTGGAAAAAGAAGGCAAACACCCGGAAGCGATTCAATTATACGAAACCTTAATTCGCGAACAACCCAAGTATCAAAAATCATATCTAAACCTGGGAGCTCTCTACTCCAAACAAGGAAACTCAAAAAGAGCGATCGAGATTTATCAAAAAGCGTTAACGATAGGTAAAACCCCGGAGCTTTACTATAATATCGGCGTCGAACTCTACCGAATCGAGGAGATCGAGACCGCAATTCGTTCTTTAAAAAAATCACTCGAAATCGAAAAGAAATTTTTGAAATCTCATATCCTGCTCGCATATTGCTATCGCCTGCTCGAAAAGGATGAAAAAACAGAACTCTATCTCAAAAACGCAATTCGTCTGGATCCGAAAAATCGAATGGCATGGACCGCACTCGCGACCTTATATTTCGAAAAAGAGCGTTGGCAGGAATGTCTCGAAACCACAAACAAAGTAAGCAAACTCTATCCTGGAGATTCCAGAATGCAGGTGTTACTTTCGGAAGTTCATACTCGTTTGGGAAATTTCAAACAATCTTTTGAAATTCTCAAACAAGCGACCTCTCAATCCAAGGGATTCACTCGTTTTTCGGATACAATCGAAGAAGCAAAAAAAAATCCGGAAGAATCCGCGTTTTTCGATTCTTTGGAAAAACTTACGAAGAATAAATTAGATGAGTTCCGTTCCAAATTTGAAATGAGTAAGGAAAATCCGGAAGACTTCGCGCCTCCCAATCCTCAGGATGCACTTGATCTTTCACTTATGTATTTGTTCCATGGTGATAAAGAACGGGCTCTAAAGTATATGCTCTATGCTCAGAAACAATTGGAAGAATCAAGTGCGCAGGAAACGAGCGATCTATAA
- the cysE gene encoding serine O-acetyltransferase → MFENIKFIKKYDPAAKSYLEIILCYPGLHALWFHKVSHLLYRMRLSLLPRMINTFSRFITGIDIHPGAQIANGIMIDHGHGVVIGETAIIAKGCLIYQGVTLGGTGKESGKRHPSLLENVVVGAGAKILGNITIGRNVRVGAGSVVMRDVPHDTTVVGIPAKVVRSKMPIGEEGEHMLDHNEIPDPVAKIFSILLERMEGLEKEIRALNKDGTLPRREKSRDNLEEILDEFIHGGGI, encoded by the coding sequence TTGTTCGAGAATATTAAATTTATTAAAAAGTATGATCCAGCCGCCAAATCGTATCTGGAAATTATACTCTGTTATCCGGGTCTTCATGCTCTTTGGTTTCACAAAGTTTCCCATCTTCTGTATCGGATGAGACTCTCTTTATTACCAAGGATGATCAATACTTTTTCCAGATTCATTACTGGAATTGACATTCATCCCGGCGCTCAAATTGCAAACGGAATTATGATTGACCACGGTCATGGGGTTGTGATCGGAGAAACCGCGATCATCGCCAAGGGCTGTCTCATCTATCAGGGTGTAACGCTCGGAGGAACCGGAAAAGAATCCGGGAAACGTCATCCGTCCTTGCTCGAAAACGTAGTCGTCGGAGCCGGGGCAAAAATTTTGGGCAATATCACGATCGGTAGAAATGTCCGTGTAGGAGCGGGATCCGTCGTTATGAGGGACGTTCCTCATGATACTACCGTGGTCGGAATTCCGGCCAAAGTGGTTCGGTCAAAGATGCCGATCGGCGAAGAAGGCGAACATATGCTGGATCACAATGAAATCCCGGATCCCGTCGCAAAGATATTCTCCATTCTACTAGAACGGATGGAGGGTCTCGAAAAAGAAATCCGTGCCTTAAACAAGGACGGAACTCTTCCCCGCAGAGAAAAAAGCAGAGACAATCTGGAAGAAATTTTGGATGAATTCATCCACGGTGGTGGAATTTAA
- a CDS encoding septal ring lytic transglycosylase RlpA family protein — protein sequence MKQIAILVALIIFTSCASVESKRSISASGDPSEIFFEKEIVPMDRESGSNSASQKPAKRSFEEELNVEKYAKAQPPEKTNNSSGDFDEIGMSSWYGSKFHGKPTASGEKFDKTKLTAAHPTLPLGSIIKVQNLENQKEVLVRINDRGPFVKDRIIDLSEKAADTLEFKDSGIAKVGIKVVKRGGSSGEESEDLENSDDEEALLGDESGKPEKLNPQKTDYPNKPVAAGKYIKGSPKGYTVQVGVFRDQGRAETYKSNLGQEYGEKTFMFTRDGLFVIQLGDYTSKNGADSLKSKLKTDGIDCFIPKK from the coding sequence ATGAAACAAATAGCAATTTTAGTTGCCCTAATTATCTTTACGTCTTGCGCTTCTGTGGAATCCAAACGCAGCATCAGTGCATCCGGAGATCCATCCGAAATTTTCTTTGAAAAAGAAATCGTGCCGATGGATAGAGAATCCGGTTCCAATTCCGCTTCTCAGAAACCTGCAAAAAGATCTTTTGAGGAAGAACTCAACGTTGAAAAATATGCAAAGGCTCAACCTCCCGAAAAAACAAACAATTCTTCCGGAGATTTTGACGAGATCGGTATGTCTTCCTGGTATGGGTCCAAGTTTCATGGAAAGCCGACCGCGAGCGGAGAAAAGTTTGATAAAACAAAACTGACCGCAGCGCATCCGACTTTACCGTTAGGTTCGATCATTAAGGTGCAGAATCTTGAAAATCAAAAAGAAGTTTTAGTCCGCATCAACGATAGAGGACCTTTTGTAAAAGATAGAATTATCGATCTTTCCGAAAAGGCGGCGGATACTCTTGAATTTAAGGATTCGGGTATCGCAAAAGTGGGAATTAAGGTCGTTAAACGCGGCGGGTCATCCGGAGAAGAATCGGAAGATCTTGAAAATTCGGATGATGAAGAGGCTCTTTTAGGTGATGAATCCGGAAAACCAGAAAAGCTGAATCCTCAAAAAACGGATTATCCGAATAAACCGGTTGCGGCAGGTAAGTATATCAAAGGCTCTCCGAAAGGTTATACGGTTCAAGTCGGTGTTTTTCGCGATCAAGGAAGAGCGGAAACGTATAAGTCCAATTTAGGACAAGAATACGGAGAGAAGACATTTATGTTTACGAGAGACGGTCTGTTTGTAATCCAATTGGGAGATTATACAAGTAAAAACGGTGCGGATTCACTAAAGTCAAAATTAAAAACGGACGGAATCGACTGCTTCATTCCAAAAAAGTAA